Proteins from a single region of Verrucosispora sp. NA02020:
- a CDS encoding HAMP domain-containing sensor histidine kinase: MRRRLVISYLLLMVLVLAALGLPLGMTLTTRETERVRADRIADATRFASLAGPALRSGVSGPLDAELSSYDELFGIGAAVVDRDRRVVVASGGFRPGTGTREALDVALSGQQTSGPESVWPWVRGPIVVAVPINDGGEVLGAVVTATPSDGVRRTVVTWWLLLAALGTLAVLACVLTAFGLAGWVLRPVTELDAVTHEIAEGDRGARVQHQVGPPELRRLAASFNHMADAVSDVMDRQRAFVAHASHQLRNPLTALRLRVEELGPSLTDEDGRAEHRLALEETDRLALLLDALLTLARAERRENQRVTVDAVATAASRVAAWEPLARHRKVALRLAADPTPTYARTVPTAIDQALDALIDNAVKFSGVGGEVTVSVATREGGIALEVRDTGPGMTSDQLGQATERFWRAPEVQNVDGAGLGLTIAAVLVDASDGRLTMHPNSPRGLVAALWFPAATEPADLAAPDAPPGPTPTEPVPPASVAGEGQGLLAR, from the coding sequence GTGCGCCGCCGGCTGGTGATCAGCTACCTCCTGCTGATGGTGTTGGTGCTGGCCGCGTTGGGCCTGCCGCTGGGCATGACGCTGACCACGCGGGAGACCGAACGGGTCCGGGCGGACCGGATCGCCGACGCCACCCGGTTCGCCTCGCTGGCCGGTCCGGCGTTGCGCAGCGGTGTCTCCGGCCCCCTGGACGCCGAGTTGAGCAGCTACGACGAACTCTTCGGCATCGGCGCGGCGGTGGTCGACCGGGACCGGCGGGTGGTGGTCGCGTCGGGCGGCTTCCGTCCGGGTACGGGCACCCGCGAGGCGTTGGACGTCGCCCTCTCCGGCCAGCAGACCAGCGGACCGGAGTCGGTCTGGCCCTGGGTGCGCGGGCCGATCGTGGTGGCGGTGCCGATCAACGACGGTGGCGAGGTGCTCGGCGCGGTGGTGACCGCGACCCCGTCCGACGGGGTGCGCCGTACCGTGGTCACCTGGTGGCTGCTGCTCGCCGCGCTGGGCACGCTCGCGGTGCTGGCCTGCGTGCTCACCGCGTTCGGGCTGGCCGGTTGGGTGCTGCGCCCGGTCACCGAGCTGGACGCGGTCACCCACGAGATCGCCGAGGGGGACCGGGGTGCCCGGGTGCAGCACCAGGTGGGCCCGCCGGAGCTGCGGCGCCTGGCGGCGAGCTTCAACCACATGGCCGACGCCGTCTCCGACGTGATGGACCGTCAGCGCGCGTTCGTCGCGCACGCCAGTCACCAACTCCGTAACCCGTTGACCGCGCTGCGGCTGCGGGTCGAGGAGTTGGGCCCGAGCCTGACCGACGAGGACGGCCGCGCCGAGCACCGGTTGGCCCTGGAGGAGACCGACCGGCTGGCGCTGCTGCTCGACGCGCTGCTCACCCTGGCTCGGGCCGAGCGGCGGGAGAACCAGCGGGTGACCGTCGACGCGGTGGCGACGGCCGCGTCCCGGGTCGCCGCGTGGGAGCCGTTGGCCCGGCACCGCAAGGTGGCCCTGCGCCTGGCGGCAGACCCGACGCCGACGTACGCCCGGACCGTGCCGACCGCCATCGACCAGGCGCTGGACGCGCTGATCGACAACGCGGTGAAGTTCAGTGGCGTGGGCGGCGAGGTGACGGTCTCCGTCGCGACCCGGGAGGGCGGGATCGCCCTGGAGGTACGCGACACCGGCCCGGGTATGACCTCCGACCAGCTCGGCCAGGCGACCGAACGGTTCTGGCGGGCACCGGAGGTGCAGAACGTCGACGGCGCCGGGCTGGGGCTGACCATCGCCGCCGTGCTCGTCGACGCCTCCGACGGCCGGTTGACCATGCACCCGAACTCGCCACGGGGCCTGGTGGCCGCGCTGTGGTTCCCGGCGGCCACCGAGCCGGCCGACCTCGCCGCACCGGACGCGCCGCCCGGCCCGACGCCCACCGAGCCGGTGCCGCCCGCCTCGGTGGCCGGCGAGGGTCAGGGCTTGCTGGCGCGGTAG
- a CDS encoding App1 family protein, whose protein sequence is MPPTPAGQLAIPNLHRAARIEDAVHAVVERRLRRTGWRINIIAYTGYGAPGWARVMCRVLLGRPDTRQRGRLEKVRGWRSFTTLPAKHVTVTIETGGVTHEVRADRSGFVDTVVETNLPPGWGTVRLSVPDAEPVEAPVRILDPEVRFGVLSDIDDTVMVTALPRPLLAAWNTFVLDEHARMAVPGMAVLYERLVTAHPGGPVFYLSTGAWNVAPTLTRFLSRHLYPAGPLLLTDWGPTHDRWFRSGREHKRATLARLAKEFPDVRWLLVGDDGQHDPEIYREFAAAHPDNVAGVAIRRLSPTQAVLAGSLPVPHDSPTEGPIGQKWLSAPDGAGLWTLLRGAGLV, encoded by the coding sequence GTGCCACCCACTCCCGCCGGCCAGTTGGCCATTCCGAACCTGCACCGGGCCGCACGGATCGAGGACGCGGTGCACGCCGTCGTCGAGCGTCGGCTCCGTCGGACGGGCTGGCGGATCAACATCATCGCGTACACCGGGTACGGCGCACCCGGCTGGGCGCGGGTGATGTGCCGGGTGCTGCTCGGGCGACCGGACACCCGCCAGCGGGGCCGGTTGGAGAAGGTCCGGGGCTGGCGCAGCTTCACCACGCTGCCCGCCAAGCACGTCACCGTGACGATCGAGACCGGTGGGGTGACCCACGAGGTGCGGGCCGACCGCAGCGGCTTCGTCGACACCGTCGTCGAGACGAACCTGCCACCCGGCTGGGGAACGGTACGCCTCAGCGTCCCGGACGCCGAGCCGGTCGAGGCCCCGGTCCGCATCCTCGATCCCGAGGTCCGCTTCGGCGTCCTCTCCGACATCGACGACACGGTCATGGTCACCGCACTGCCCCGTCCGCTGCTCGCCGCCTGGAACACCTTCGTGCTCGACGAGCACGCCCGGATGGCGGTACCCGGCATGGCCGTGCTCTACGAGCGCCTGGTCACCGCGCACCCCGGCGGACCGGTCTTCTACCTCTCCACCGGTGCGTGGAACGTCGCCCCGACGCTCACCCGCTTCCTCTCCCGGCACCTCTATCCGGCCGGGCCGCTGCTGCTGACCGACTGGGGCCCCACCCACGACCGCTGGTTCCGCAGCGGCCGGGAGCACAAACGCGCCACCCTGGCCCGGCTGGCCAAGGAGTTCCCCGACGTACGCTGGCTGCTCGTCGGCGACGACGGCCAGCACGACCCGGAGATCTACCGCGAGTTCGCCGCCGCCCACCCGGACAACGTGGCGGGCGTGGCGATCCGGCGGCTCTCACCCACCCAGGCGGTGCTGGCCGGTAGCCTCCCCGTCCCGCACGACAGCCCCACCGAGGGGCCGATCGGGCAGAAGTGGCTCTCCGCCCCCGACGGCGCGGGCCTCTGGACCCTGCTGCGCGGCGCCGGCCTCGTCTGA
- a CDS encoding DUF6077 domain-containing protein: protein MTDQTVAEPAPAAADGPTGPASPPPGPQPSPWRHLRAGLRGLGAGIAAIPAVLTDVAVLAFALWTLLYHLALPLGWAPSSTLRIWLVTGPALALLAVLVRVGQWAWRRRAVRAAMPTDATTDPDGTPDPDTTTDLDPTPDPESTTGADAPTRAGTTPAEGADGSAGTPTDRPSRMPVAQRLATAVVLLFGVAAAVTAGLAGTPAGENISWWWPASTGAVAAVGMAVLTVWTWRRVPPSRPSAPAPNAWQALYALLISGVAAAASLYIARNTPDDVYYVGRSVWVAERDIVPLNDFLFSENVLPAMASLPPTASIEVLAGALGRFLDMHASSATWFLLLPVMAVLAVLALWRVVHRWAPRRPVLAFTVAAAFLALVAGSDAALGTFHLPRLYEGKGMFVSAVVPLMWYYLTRWFEDGRKRHLVLVFALSVTAIGLTTTAAIILPMLVGGAALMMLLVGRWKSALLVGVVALAYPVGSVVLTQIVLGQGTADGADAVAYDAAYTYRRTFEIGIVGVIGGLALWCGPLLARRRTAGLLAAGGALTLSVLMVPGVLEWLGSLTGISVVLWRVPWLLALPALIGLLCTVWLPTRFRSVRALVGVVLAGSMIASFAVYATPMWSERSWVEMRDRPSWKIPERRQVIAEWIVTLDRPDGFLLAPATIMRAMPMVTSQVRVVLPRDFYLVEYDLESQFAKDRLLLTRFSDGGPAEGRPTRDEVAEALERLDVGTICVYNGNRFARRTAARLGYAEFAELPPPVPDQPGGVTCLRRN from the coding sequence ATGACCGACCAGACCGTCGCCGAGCCCGCTCCGGCAGCGGCCGACGGACCGACCGGTCCCGCCTCCCCACCACCCGGCCCGCAGCCGTCGCCCTGGCGGCACCTCCGGGCCGGGCTGCGCGGGCTCGGGGCCGGGATCGCCGCGATCCCGGCCGTGCTGACCGACGTCGCCGTGCTGGCCTTCGCGCTCTGGACGCTGCTCTATCACCTCGCCCTGCCGCTCGGCTGGGCCCCGTCGTCGACCCTGCGGATCTGGCTGGTGACCGGCCCGGCGCTGGCGCTGCTCGCGGTGCTGGTGCGGGTGGGCCAGTGGGCCTGGCGGCGTCGGGCCGTCCGGGCCGCGATGCCCACCGACGCCACCACGGATCCCGACGGCACGCCGGATCCGGACACCACCACGGATCTCGATCCCACGCCGGATCCGGAGAGCACGACCGGCGCGGACGCGCCGACGCGCGCCGGGACGACGCCGGCCGAGGGCGCGGACGGGTCTGCCGGTACGCCGACGGACCGGCCCAGCCGGATGCCGGTCGCCCAGCGCCTGGCGACGGCGGTCGTCCTGCTCTTCGGCGTGGCGGCGGCGGTCACCGCCGGCCTGGCCGGCACCCCGGCGGGCGAGAACATCTCCTGGTGGTGGCCCGCCTCGACCGGTGCGGTCGCCGCCGTCGGCATGGCGGTGCTGACCGTGTGGACCTGGCGGCGGGTGCCGCCGAGCCGGCCCTCGGCGCCCGCCCCGAACGCCTGGCAGGCGCTGTACGCGTTGCTGATCTCCGGTGTGGCGGCGGCGGCCTCGCTCTACATCGCCCGCAACACCCCCGACGACGTCTACTACGTGGGCCGGTCGGTGTGGGTGGCGGAACGCGACATCGTGCCGCTCAACGACTTCCTGTTCAGCGAGAACGTCCTCCCGGCGATGGCGTCGCTGCCGCCGACCGCCAGCATCGAGGTGCTGGCCGGCGCGCTGGGCCGGTTCCTCGACATGCACGCCTCCTCGGCGACCTGGTTCCTGCTGCTGCCGGTGATGGCGGTGCTCGCCGTCCTCGCGCTCTGGCGGGTGGTGCACCGGTGGGCGCCGCGCCGTCCGGTGCTGGCCTTCACCGTGGCCGCCGCGTTCCTCGCGCTGGTCGCCGGCTCGGACGCCGCGCTGGGCACCTTCCACCTGCCCCGGCTGTACGAGGGCAAGGGCATGTTCGTGTCGGCTGTCGTGCCGTTGATGTGGTACTACCTGACCCGCTGGTTCGAGGACGGGCGCAAGCGTCACCTGGTGCTCGTCTTCGCGCTGTCGGTCACCGCCATCGGGCTGACCACCACGGCGGCGATCATCCTGCCGATGCTGGTCGGCGGGGCGGCGCTGATGATGCTGTTGGTCGGGCGCTGGAAGTCGGCACTGCTGGTCGGCGTCGTCGCCCTGGCGTACCCGGTCGGCTCGGTGGTGTTGACCCAGATCGTGCTGGGGCAGGGCACCGCGGACGGGGCGGACGCGGTCGCCTACGACGCCGCGTACACCTACCGGCGCACCTTCGAGATCGGCATCGTCGGCGTGATCGGCGGACTCGCCCTGTGGTGCGGTCCGCTGCTGGCCCGTCGTCGTACGGCGGGGCTGCTGGCCGCCGGTGGTGCGCTGACGCTGAGCGTGCTGATGGTGCCCGGGGTGCTGGAGTGGCTCGGCTCGCTCACCGGCATCTCGGTGGTGCTCTGGCGGGTGCCGTGGCTGCTCGCCCTGCCCGCGCTGATCGGGCTGCTCTGCACGGTCTGGCTGCCTACCCGGTTCCGTTCGGTACGCGCCCTGGTGGGCGTGGTGCTGGCCGGCTCGATGATCGCGTCGTTCGCCGTCTACGCCACTCCGATGTGGTCCGAGCGGAGCTGGGTGGAGATGCGCGACCGGCCGAGCTGGAAGATCCCGGAGCGGCGGCAGGTCATCGCGGAGTGGATCGTGACCCTCGACCGGCCGGACGGCTTCCTGCTCGCGCCGGCCACCATCATGCGGGCCATGCCGATGGTGACCAGTCAGGTCCGCGTCGTGCTGCCGCGCGACTTCTACCTGGTCGAGTACGACCTGGAGTCGCAGTTCGCGAAGGACCGGCTGCTGTTGACCCGGTTCTCCGACGGGGGACCGGCGGAGGGTCGACCGACCCGGGACGAGGTGGCCGAGGCGCTGGAGCGGCTGGACGTCGGGACGATCTGTGTCTACAACGGCAACCGGTTCGCCCGACGGACCGCGGCCCGACTCGGGTACGCCGAGTTCGCCGAGTTGCCGCCGCCGGTGCCCGACCAGCCGGGCGGGGTCACCTGTCTGCGTCGGAACTGA
- a CDS encoding TAXI family TRAP transporter solute-binding subunit, which yields MSRTRYTARARRRGARATLALTVLLALPGLSACRESPDKTVHIRIATGSPTAVYHAFGESLAAILNRELPDVRAEVMVTAASAENVRLLGAGEAELGFTQADVLPADPGPHPQVVAVARVYDDLLHLVTTANSPVQTLTDLRGRRVSVGAPGSGTEITVQRLLTAAELDGDQVRQERLGLDDSVAALREGRIDAFFFSGGLPVRAVAQFAQDTPTRIVDLGEWTAPLRVGNPEVYVPRDIPRSVYGIDAVTTVANPNYLLVRADLPEPLVREVTRLLMERRSELASAHPAAGRMSPRSAIATSPLPLHPGAADYYRASKP from the coding sequence GTGAGCCGTACCCGGTACACCGCCCGAGCCCGGCGACGCGGCGCCCGCGCGACGCTGGCGCTGACCGTGCTGCTGGCCCTGCCCGGCCTCAGCGCCTGCCGGGAATCTCCAGATAAGACAGTTCATATCAGGATCGCCACCGGCAGCCCGACCGCCGTGTACCACGCCTTCGGCGAGTCCCTGGCCGCCATCCTCAACCGGGAGCTACCCGACGTCCGGGCCGAGGTGATGGTCACCGCCGCCTCGGCGGAGAACGTCCGGCTCCTCGGTGCCGGCGAGGCCGAACTCGGTTTCACCCAGGCCGACGTGCTGCCCGCCGATCCCGGCCCGCACCCGCAGGTGGTGGCCGTCGCCCGGGTCTACGACGATCTGCTGCACCTGGTCACCACCGCGAACAGCCCGGTGCAGACCCTCACCGACCTGCGGGGGCGGCGGGTGTCGGTGGGCGCGCCCGGTTCCGGCACCGAGATCACCGTGCAGCGGCTGCTCACCGCCGCCGAACTCGACGGCGATCAGGTACGCCAGGAACGGCTCGGCCTCGACGACTCGGTGGCCGCGCTGCGGGAGGGGCGGATCGACGCGTTCTTCTTCTCCGGCGGGTTGCCGGTGCGGGCCGTGGCCCAGTTCGCCCAGGACACCCCGACCCGCATCGTCGATCTCGGCGAGTGGACCGCTCCGCTGCGGGTGGGCAACCCGGAGGTGTACGTGCCCCGGGACATCCCCCGCTCGGTGTACGGCATCGACGCGGTCACCACCGTGGCCAACCCCAACTATCTGCTGGTCCGCGCCGACCTGCCGGAACCGCTGGTCCGCGAGGTGACCCGGTTGCTGATGGAACGGCGCTCCGAGCTGGCCAGCGCCCACCCGGCGGCCGGACGGATGAGCCCCCGCTCGGCGATCGCCACCTCACCCCTGCCGCTGCACCCCGGCGCCGCCGACTACTACCGCGCCAGCAAGCCCTGA
- a CDS encoding response regulator transcription factor, with amino-acid sequence MRILLVEDDRRVAAALSSALTRRGYEVEHAATVTAALSAAPCDLVLLDLTLPDGDGTDLCRELRRRSNQLGIIAVTARGEERDRVLGLRLGADDYVVKPFSMVELQARIEAVLRRASHAAPERNLIEAGRLRIDVAARTVTVAERPVALTRKEFDVLVSLARQPGVAVPRDRILLDAWGTTFADRHTVEVHVGSLRSKLGDARLVETVRGVGYRLRSE; translated from the coding sequence GTGCGCATCCTGCTGGTCGAGGACGACCGTCGGGTGGCCGCCGCGTTGTCGTCCGCGCTGACGCGTCGCGGCTACGAGGTGGAGCACGCGGCGACCGTCACCGCCGCCCTGTCCGCCGCGCCGTGCGACCTGGTGCTGCTCGACCTGACCCTGCCCGACGGCGACGGCACCGACCTCTGCCGTGAACTGCGTCGCCGCAGCAACCAGCTCGGCATCATCGCGGTGACCGCCCGGGGCGAGGAGCGGGACCGGGTGCTCGGTCTGCGTCTCGGTGCCGACGACTACGTGGTCAAGCCCTTCTCGATGGTGGAGTTGCAGGCCCGCATCGAGGCGGTGCTGCGGCGCGCCTCGCACGCGGCACCGGAGCGCAACCTGATCGAGGCCGGGCGGCTGCGCATCGACGTGGCGGCCCGTACGGTCACCGTGGCCGAACGCCCGGTCGCGTTGACCCGCAAGGAGTTCGACGTGCTGGTCTCACTGGCCCGGCAGCCCGGTGTCGCGGTGCCCCGCGACCGGATCCTGCTCGACGCCTGGGGGACCACCTTCGCCGACCGGCACACGGTCGAGGTGCACGTCGGGTCGCTGCGGAGCAAGCTCGGCGACGCGCGGCTGGTGGAGACCGTGCGCGGCGTCGGCTACCGACTGCGGAGCGAGTGA
- a CDS encoding CDP-glycerol glycerophosphotransferase family protein, with protein MLSSRVGVAARGALLVASYLVLLAAGAFGWVALFAVAGMAAVLGEFAVERWSPATATLLQKVGINRVYRQLGRDLSVVVLVASQVSLTGTELTLLLLLPAAVWLVAVFAGAFNRMIDRRNPVSALVRNIDLGRMRSAPRPPEWASEVAGDRLPWANVLLIPAAVVAVVADDVTPVFVAGLVAVGLAGVVGGIVAFTWLRGRGTGQSPQLPAVQNWLNSYRPEVALYFAGPAKDVYQANMWLAPIEALGRRGVVLMRSRDAFLELADTRLPVIFVPAAPDFMNLDKSSIRATLYAANVGPNIHMLREPGMKHVFVGHGDSDKAASVNPYSKVYDEVWVAGLAGRERYARAGVGVLDADIVEIGRPQLAGLHTFGSEAVERPFTVLYAPTWEGWLDDDPYHTSLMLMGDRIVATLLATRPAVRLIYKPHPLTGTRSKQAKAVHQRIVERIRAAGGDVDASSLDGPAHRVVTGRVPALFDCFNETDLLISDVSSVVSDFVQSQRPYVVANPAGLPEDEFRRTFPTSRAAYLLAADCGELEKIVAVTRAGDDPMTEARRDLKTYLLGPAEANPMDRFAEEIGRLCR; from the coding sequence ATGTTGAGTTCACGCGTGGGCGTCGCCGCGCGTGGCGCCCTGCTGGTGGCGTCCTACCTGGTGTTACTCGCCGCTGGCGCGTTCGGGTGGGTGGCCCTCTTCGCCGTCGCCGGAATGGCGGCGGTGTTGGGCGAGTTCGCCGTGGAACGGTGGTCACCGGCCACCGCGACCCTCCTGCAGAAGGTCGGTATCAACCGGGTCTACCGGCAGTTGGGCCGGGACCTGTCGGTGGTGGTGCTGGTCGCCTCCCAGGTGTCGCTGACCGGCACCGAGCTGACACTGCTGCTCCTGCTGCCCGCCGCGGTCTGGTTGGTCGCCGTCTTCGCCGGGGCGTTCAACCGGATGATCGACCGGCGCAACCCGGTCTCGGCCCTGGTCCGCAACATCGACCTGGGCCGGATGCGGTCCGCCCCCCGCCCGCCGGAGTGGGCCTCCGAGGTGGCCGGTGACCGGTTGCCGTGGGCGAACGTCCTGCTCATCCCGGCCGCCGTGGTGGCCGTCGTCGCCGACGACGTGACGCCGGTCTTCGTGGCAGGTCTGGTGGCCGTCGGGCTGGCCGGGGTGGTCGGCGGCATCGTCGCCTTCACCTGGCTGCGCGGCCGGGGCACCGGGCAGAGCCCGCAACTGCCGGCCGTGCAGAACTGGCTCAACAGCTACCGCCCGGAGGTGGCGCTCTACTTCGCCGGCCCGGCCAAGGACGTCTACCAGGCGAACATGTGGCTGGCGCCGATCGAGGCGCTGGGCCGTCGCGGGGTGGTGCTGATGCGCAGCCGGGACGCCTTCCTGGAGCTGGCCGACACCCGGCTGCCGGTGATCTTCGTGCCGGCCGCGCCGGATTTCATGAACCTGGACAAGAGCAGCATCCGGGCCACCCTGTACGCCGCCAACGTCGGGCCGAACATCCACATGCTGCGTGAGCCGGGCATGAAGCACGTCTTCGTCGGTCACGGCGACAGTGACAAGGCGGCCAGCGTCAACCCGTACAGCAAGGTGTACGACGAGGTCTGGGTCGCCGGCCTGGCCGGTCGGGAGCGGTACGCGCGGGCCGGGGTGGGCGTGCTGGACGCCGACATCGTGGAGATCGGCCGCCCGCAGTTGGCCGGCCTGCACACCTTCGGCTCGGAGGCCGTCGAGCGCCCGTTCACCGTGCTGTACGCGCCGACCTGGGAGGGGTGGCTCGACGACGACCCGTACCACACCTCGCTGATGCTGATGGGCGACCGGATCGTGGCCACGCTGCTGGCCACCCGTCCGGCGGTCCGGCTGATCTACAAGCCGCACCCGTTGACCGGCACCCGCTCCAAGCAGGCCAAGGCGGTGCACCAGCGGATCGTCGAGCGGATCCGGGCGGCTGGCGGCGACGTCGACGCGTCCAGCCTGGACGGTCCGGCGCACCGGGTGGTCACCGGTCGGGTGCCCGCGCTGTTCGACTGCTTCAACGAGACCGACCTGCTGATCAGCGACGTCTCCAGCGTCGTCTCGGACTTCGTGCAGAGCCAGCGGCCGTACGTGGTGGCCAACCCGGCCGGGCTGCCCGAGGACGAGTTCCGGCGGACGTTCCCCACCTCGCGGGCGGCGTACCTGCTCGCGGCGGACTGCGGTGAGCTGGAGAAGATCGTCGCGGTGACCCGGGCCGGTGACGACCCGATGACCGAGGCCCGCCGGGACCTGAAGACCTATCTGCTCGGCCCGGCCGAGGCGAACCCGATGGACCGGTTCGCCGAGGAGATCGGGCGGCTCTGCCGCTGA
- the yaaA gene encoding peroxide stress protein YaaA has translation MLILLPPSEGKADAGTGRKLDLDRLSLPALTPARREVLDALVALSAGPPEAALDALGLSAGQHGELRRNTRLTVAATAPAGRIYTGVLYEALDLATLPPTARRAADRQVLVSSGLWGAVRLTDRIPPYRCAIGARLPGPGALSAYWRRVLGPVLTEAAGTAPVLDLRSGAYAATWAPRGASAERVVTVRVLHEREVDGQPVRSVVSHFNKATKGRLVRDLLLAGARPRSTDALVAAVRDLKYTVCEQPGAPGRPRQIDVVVSEL, from the coding sequence ATGCTCATCCTGCTGCCGCCCTCCGAGGGCAAGGCCGACGCCGGCACCGGCCGCAAGCTGGACCTGGACCGGCTCTCGCTGCCGGCGCTCACCCCCGCCCGCCGGGAGGTGCTGGACGCTCTGGTGGCACTCTCCGCCGGTCCACCGGAGGCGGCACTGGACGCGCTCGGGCTCAGCGCCGGCCAGCACGGCGAGCTGCGGCGCAACACCCGGCTGACCGTGGCGGCCACCGCCCCCGCCGGGAGGATCTACACCGGCGTGCTCTATGAGGCCCTCGACCTGGCCACGCTCCCGCCCACCGCCCGACGGGCGGCCGACCGGCAGGTGCTGGTCAGTTCCGGCCTGTGGGGGGCGGTCCGGCTCACCGACCGGATCCCGCCGTACCGCTGCGCCATCGGGGCCCGCCTGCCCGGCCCGGGTGCGCTGTCGGCGTACTGGCGGCGGGTGCTGGGGCCGGTGTTGACCGAGGCGGCCGGCACCGCTCCGGTGCTCGACCTGAGGTCCGGCGCGTACGCCGCCACCTGGGCGCCGCGCGGTGCGTCGGCGGAGCGCGTCGTGACGGTGCGGGTGCTGCACGAACGTGAGGTGGACGGGCAGCCAGTGCGGTCGGTGGTCAGTCATTTCAACAAGGCCACCAAGGGCCGTTTGGTGCGGGACCTGCTCCTCGCCGGTGCCCGGCCCCGCAGCACGGACGCGCTGGTCGCAGCGGTACGGGACCTCAAGTACACGGTGTGCGAGCAGCCCGGCGCACCGGGCCGTCCACGTCAGATCGACGTTGTGGTTTCCGAACTGTAA